A region of Reichenbachiella carrageenanivorans DNA encodes the following proteins:
- a CDS encoding sterol desaturase family protein, with translation MEKWRDLVVNFVEKFIDHYLTYFTDSYELILMFILIPLVLIVGERLTVGWKDSSMRRLWEPDDNAKNDWAGFLFRYSMLNEILGYGLLLGIALYIPKEIRFYFGYNLVQQIPLPIVQAVMFFIVVDFSDYWIHRLEHKSEVLWEMHKMHHAPTRFNVISGLRTNPLSDVSIKRILYALPLAIAGSPVETYIGVYLLRNVMLSIQHSEFKWSLGWFGRYVLISPVAHRIHHSVEEEHFNRNLGTVLVWWDKLFGTWYEPDPNNLPRIGVEGNDLNHPNYLVNIYRSMKAAWYKLFT, from the coding sequence TCACTACCTGACGTATTTTACTGATTCGTATGAGTTGATATTGATGTTTATTTTGATCCCTTTGGTGTTGATTGTGGGAGAACGATTAACCGTGGGTTGGAAAGATTCATCTATGAGAAGGCTTTGGGAGCCAGATGACAATGCCAAAAATGATTGGGCTGGATTTTTATTCAGATACTCCATGCTCAATGAAATATTGGGATACGGTCTTTTGCTCGGAATAGCACTGTATATACCTAAGGAGATTAGATTTTACTTTGGGTATAACCTTGTGCAGCAGATTCCTTTGCCTATCGTTCAGGCAGTTATGTTTTTTATTGTTGTTGATTTTTCTGACTATTGGATCCATCGGCTTGAACACAAAAGCGAAGTGCTCTGGGAGATGCATAAAATGCACCATGCACCTACTAGGTTCAATGTAATATCTGGGCTACGGACCAATCCGCTTTCTGATGTGTCTATCAAGCGAATATTGTATGCACTTCCCTTGGCTATAGCAGGCAGTCCTGTAGAGACTTATATTGGTGTCTATTTACTTAGAAATGTCATGCTTTCTATTCAGCATTCAGAGTTTAAGTGGAGTCTGGGCTGGTTTGGGAGATATGTGCTGATTTCGCCTGTGGCGCATCGGATTCACCATAGCGTAGAAGAGGAACATTTTAATAGAAACCTAGGAACAGTTTTGGTCTGGTGGGACAAGCTGTTTGGCACTTGGTATGAGCCTGATCCCAATAATCTACCTAGGATAGGCGTAGAAGGAAATGACCTGAATCACCCGAATTATTTAGTTAATATCTACAGATCGATGAAGGCAGCTTGGTATAAATTATTTACCTAA
- a CDS encoding glycosyltransferase encodes MKLPLVTIIVIVKNGEKYLATALESIINQSYKNIELLLVDGGSDDETLTIAQRYPETQILHQPNHGIANAYNFGIQSANGNLITFLSHDDKWAADKLKHQVEAFETNPNLDYCITDVEYQVEANTVVPLGFRKELLGKPVKGFMMESLMVKRSTYDKIGFYDPKLSVSEDTDWFFRCIDFDLTYCHIPKVLIYKKIHDSNAHLTDDSINKIIIKTAFKSIQRKKKLGK; translated from the coding sequence ATGAAGCTCCCTTTAGTTACAATCATAGTAATAGTAAAAAACGGCGAAAAATATCTTGCTACTGCGCTAGAGTCAATCATCAATCAGTCATACAAAAACATAGAATTACTGCTAGTAGATGGAGGTTCGGATGATGAAACCTTGACTATTGCCCAGCGATATCCAGAAACCCAAATACTGCACCAACCCAATCACGGCATTGCTAATGCCTACAATTTTGGTATTCAATCAGCTAATGGAAACCTGATTACATTTCTATCGCACGACGACAAGTGGGCAGCAGACAAGCTAAAGCATCAAGTAGAAGCTTTCGAGACAAACCCTAATCTCGATTACTGCATTACGGATGTTGAATATCAAGTAGAAGCCAATACGGTAGTGCCTCTTGGGTTCCGAAAAGAGCTTCTAGGCAAGCCAGTCAAAGGATTTATGATGGAAAGCCTTATGGTTAAAAGAAGTACATATGACAAAATAGGATTTTATGATCCGAAATTGAGCGTCAGTGAAGACACCGATTGGTTCTTTCGCTGCATCGATTTTGACTTAACTTATTGTCACATTCCGAAAGTACTCATCTATAAAAAAATACACGATAGCAATGCGCATCTCACCGATGACAGCATCAACAAAATAATTATAAAAACCGCTTTCAAATCCATCCAGAGAAAGAAAAAATTAGGTAAATAA
- a CDS encoding phosphoenolpyruvate carboxykinase (ATP) — protein sequence MNKSSFLAFYRQLEVVYQKAKAASPCYAHTIDFARQGFLAHFIGDETDFFYKPALTHLLTKSTNHDFEVFVLEGLSSNVALPSPSWKWNEIPPTGEIYRDDDFILTFESWCGVLRVFNRKEKKAYLWIQSITALPQWMRSFPLRSIVDWYFEPTAIQPVHSGGIALGNNGIMLTGKGGSGKSSTCLSCLNHDELKYLGDDFMLVNCENGKEAFSLYNVAKVEFENLEKFKFLEPHRGKFKKDDEKYQIFLNEIMPNKLTNNFEIDAIFLPKITGSKKGKLIKADASDALLALAPSTISLLKGNRELTFNKVSNLVKKLPAYTLELSSDFERNPEIIYNYLNK from the coding sequence ATGAATAAATCTTCTTTCTTAGCCTTTTACAGACAATTAGAAGTGGTATATCAAAAGGCTAAAGCCGCAAGCCCATGTTACGCTCATACAATTGATTTTGCTCGACAGGGGTTCCTCGCACACTTCATTGGAGATGAAACAGATTTTTTTTACAAGCCCGCACTCACTCACCTACTCACAAAGTCAACCAATCATGATTTTGAAGTGTTTGTTTTAGAAGGGCTTTCTTCAAATGTAGCCCTCCCTAGCCCTTCTTGGAAATGGAACGAAATACCTCCTACTGGTGAAATTTATCGCGACGACGACTTTATCCTAACCTTTGAGTCATGGTGTGGAGTTCTTAGAGTATTCAACAGAAAAGAAAAAAAAGCATACCTCTGGATACAATCTATTACCGCACTCCCACAATGGATGAGAAGCTTTCCACTAAGAAGTATAGTAGATTGGTATTTTGAACCTACAGCTATTCAACCGGTACATAGTGGCGGAATCGCATTAGGCAACAACGGCATAATGCTCACAGGAAAAGGAGGGTCAGGTAAATCTTCGACCTGTTTATCTTGCCTCAATCATGACGAACTCAAATATTTAGGGGATGACTTTATGCTTGTCAATTGCGAAAATGGCAAAGAAGCTTTTAGCTTATACAACGTAGCCAAAGTAGAATTTGAAAATTTAGAAAAGTTTAAATTTCTAGAACCACATAGAGGAAAATTCAAAAAAGACGACGAAAAATATCAGATATTCCTGAATGAAATCATGCCGAACAAACTCACCAATAACTTTGAGATTGATGCAATCTTTTTACCAAAGATCACTGGCTCCAAAAAAGGAAAACTGATAAAGGCCGATGCTAGTGATGCGCTTTTGGCACTTGCTCCCTCCACTATTTCATTGCTCAAAGGCAATCGCGAACTCACCTTCAACAAAGTATCTAACTTAGTCAAAAAACTACCTGCATACACATTAGAGTTGAGCTCGGATTTTGAGCGTAACCCTGAAATCATTTACAATTATTTAAACAAATGA
- a CDS encoding nucleotidyltransferase domain-containing protein yields MKSHTDFWPNAKQLYLLKACTLTGTAAIKNYNAWKSTLKLNPQKTGDKLLATVFDQIDGGSQRLLPLLHYNLNNQLPGDLILTAIKGYNRYVWSKNQVIFFQVKKIIALLQTNEIEHFFVKGVPLAKHYYGSDGIRPMSDLDFVVKEKDLENLWKVLNKEGWYDKYTSQTVNYKKLLVNSRCLVNNKDNEIDTHWRVFKDSFKESDEEEIWNNLEEFKVDDTITKTLNPTFQLLHSIIHGMRWNELPSFRWICDSLIIINKRDIQWENMLAFSAKRKYGLRLSAALTYLRDQFNADIPNFVFEELRKIKISKTEKKFFEKLTHEFTPGGFSNILLRHYQFQLYHSKSNLFYEGWVFLNHHSANWGTKNIISSFFKIIGYKTGLIQHPSNK; encoded by the coding sequence ATGAAGTCACATACCGATTTTTGGCCTAATGCCAAACAGCTGTACTTGCTAAAAGCTTGCACTCTCACAGGAACCGCAGCTATCAAAAACTATAATGCATGGAAATCGACGCTTAAGCTCAACCCTCAAAAAACAGGAGACAAACTACTGGCTACCGTGTTTGACCAAATAGATGGGGGTTCGCAACGACTTTTACCCCTGTTGCATTACAACCTCAACAATCAGCTCCCTGGAGACCTCATCCTAACAGCAATCAAAGGATACAACAGATACGTCTGGTCCAAAAATCAGGTAATCTTTTTTCAAGTAAAAAAAATAATAGCGCTTCTCCAAACGAACGAAATTGAGCACTTTTTCGTGAAGGGTGTACCTCTCGCCAAACACTACTATGGATCTGATGGGATTCGGCCAATGTCTGATTTAGATTTTGTGGTGAAGGAAAAAGACTTAGAAAACCTCTGGAAAGTTCTGAATAAAGAAGGCTGGTACGACAAGTATACATCCCAGACTGTAAACTATAAAAAACTATTAGTCAACTCAAGATGCCTAGTCAACAATAAGGATAACGAAATTGATACACATTGGAGAGTATTCAAAGACTCTTTCAAGGAAAGCGATGAAGAGGAAATTTGGAATAATCTTGAGGAGTTTAAAGTAGATGATACAATAACTAAAACACTGAACCCTACATTCCAACTACTTCACTCCATCATACATGGCATGAGGTGGAATGAACTCCCTTCCTTCAGATGGATCTGCGACTCACTCATTATCATAAACAAAAGGGATATCCAATGGGAAAACATGCTAGCCTTTAGTGCAAAAAGAAAGTATGGTCTGCGGCTGTCTGCAGCACTGACTTATCTACGAGATCAATTCAACGCTGACATCCCTAATTTTGTATTTGAAGAATTGAGAAAAATTAAAATCAGTAAAACAGAAAAGAAATTTTTCGAGAAGCTCACTCATGAATTTACACCAGGAGGATTCTCGAATATTTTACTTAGACACTACCAGTTCCAATTATACCACTCCAAAAGCAACCTTTTTTATGAAGGGTGGGTATTTCTCAATCATCATAGTGCCAATTGGGGGACAAAAAATATCATAAGCTCCTTTTTCAAAATTATAGGTTATAAAACCGGCCTTATTCAACACCCCTCTAATAAGTGA